From one Rosa rugosa chromosome 4, drRosRugo1.1, whole genome shotgun sequence genomic stretch:
- the LOC133743204 gene encoding serine/threonine-protein kinase-like protein At1g28390: MGYFSCNAESATAICDSYNFDLKRKPNNKPIEIREFPYDHLVAATNGFSADSFLGKGSHGSVYKATLDDGKLVAAVKRMKYPKQTTSLARRSCTTCVAAENEIEILSRVRHPRLVNLIGFCPDSNDGKLIVVEYMPNGTLHDLLHSRPRPPGWTRRVRLTLHVAKAVQALHSSNPPVIHRDIKSSNVLIDGDWTARLGDLGLALRGHVEDVRVRCTPPAGTLGYLDPGYLAPGDLSAKSDVFSFGILLLEIVSGRNAIDVNYSPPSVIDWALPIIKHGEYAAICDRRIGPPADSAVIRQLAVLAARCVRSTAEKRPSMAEVVECLKVVNERVHAPIWNSLKRRVRRVEMEEHRPSFVDGGGNDLEEVVRSTRGSRRKLNRKVSSVLGAEYEGEDEAMIGERVLRSRSIGSVNEIKAGSGGGVRKGVGVAVKVRLSKSRSVGGVLGSPKIVRRNKRGFLIESVRLDMSKLVISVDGERSDRKMLEKPLVSI, encoded by the coding sequence ATGGGTTACTTCTCTTGCAATGCCGAGTCCGCCACCGCGATTTGCGACTCCTACAACTTTGACCTCAAGAGAAAACCCAATAATAAGCCCATCGAGATCAGGGAGTTCCCCTACGACCACCTCGTCGCCGCCACCAACGGGTTCTCCGCCGATAGCTTTCTGGGTAAAGGAAGCCACGGAAGCGTGTACAAGGCTACTCTCGACGACGGGAAGCTCGTCGCCGCGGTTAAGAGGATGAAATACCCGAAGCAAACGACGTCGTTGGCGAGGCGTAGCTGCACCACGTGCGTCGCGGCGGAGAACGAGATCGAGATTCTTTCCCGGGTCCGACACCCCAGGCTCGTGAATCTCATCGGCTTCTGCCCGGACTCAAACGACGGGAAATTGATTGTCGTCGAGTACATGCCCAACGGCACGCTGCACGACTTGTTGCACTCGCGGCCCAGACCGCCCGGGTGGACCCGCCGAGTCCGGCTGACCTTACACGTGGCCAAGGCGGTCCAGGCGCTACACTCTTCCAACCCGCCGGTGATCCATAGGGATATAAAGTCGTCGAACGTTTTGATCGACGGGGATTGGACCGCGAGGCTCGGGGACTTGGGGCTGGCTTTGAGAGGACACGTGGAGGACGTTCGCGTGAGGTGTACGCCACCGGCGGGGACGTTAGGGTACCTCGACCCGGGCTATCTTGCGCCGGGGGATCTCAGCGCCAAGAGTGACGTCTTCAGCTTCGGTATTTTGCTCTTGGAAATCGTGAGCGGAAGAAACGCCATTGATGTAAACTACAGTCCTCCTTCGGTGATTGACTGGGCCCTACCGATCATAAAGCACGGCGAGTACGCCGCCATATGCGACCGGAGAATCGGCCCTCCGGCTGACTCCGCCGTGATTCGCCAGCTGGCGGTGTTGGCCGCCAGGTGCGTGAGGTCGACGGCGGAGAAGCGACCGTCGATGGCGGAGGTGGTGGAGTGTTTAAAAGTTGTGAATGAGAGAGTTCACGCGCCGATATGGAACAGCCTGAAgcggcgcgtgaggcgcgtggAGATGGAGGAGCATCGACCGTCGTTTGTTGATGGAGGTGGTAATGATTTGGAGGAGGTGGTACGGAGCACGAGAGGGAGTAGGAGGAAGTTGAACAGGAAGGTATCGAGTGTGTTGGGCGCAGAGTACGAGGGTGAGGACGAGGCGATGATTGGAGAGCGGGTGCTGAGGTCAAGGTCGATTGGGTCGGTCAACGAGATTAAAGCGGGGAGTGGCGGTGGAGTGCGGAAGGGTGTAGGGGTTGCGGTGAAGGTGAGGCTGAGCAAGTCGAGGTCAGTTGGGGGAGTATTGGGTAGTCCGAAGATTGTGCGTCGGaacaaaagggggtttttgattgaGTCGGTGAGATTGGACATGTCTAAATTGGTCATTAGTGTGGACGGTGAGAGATCTGATAGGAAAATGCTCGAGAAACCTCTGGTTTCGATCTAA